GAACGCCCGCATGGAACGCTTCGTTGACCACCAGCAACCATTCATCGGCAAGGGTCGGCGAGATCACCGCGTCATGAACTGCCAGTGTCTTTCGAAGCTCGGTCGACGCGACGTTGCCGATCAGGTGGAGCTGCAGATTGTCTGGCGTGACCATCGATTCCAGCGCATCACGCTTGGGGCCTTCGCCGGCAAACGTCAATTCGATGTGCCGATTGGGATTCTGGCGGCAGTACGCGACCAGTTGTTCCGCCAGCGGGACGACGCCCTTTCGGTCACTCAATTGGCCGATGCACAACAGCTTGCCCAACTGACGCCCGCCATCCGATGCTGTCCTGTGGGGCGGATCGACCGCGAACACGCGATCGTCGGCGGCGTAGGGCAACGGAAAGAGTTTCGGCCCTGGTACCAACAAGCGATCTCGCAGATAGCGAAGGCACGATGGTCCGTTGTACGTGACCGCGTCGGCTTGACGGATCAGTCGACGACGCAGTACCCGTCGCATCCATCCGCGTCCCTGTTCGGAATGTTCCGACATGTAGGTGCATAGGATCAGCTTTGCATCGGGGTTTTTTCGACAGTACTGCGCGGCGCCGACGCTGCGGGCGCCCAATTCCAGTGACATCACGATATCGGGCTTTAGCCGGCGAAGCTGAGCCTGGGTGTCGGTGGGAAAGTGCACGTAAAGGTCGTCAACGAAACCGGAGGTGTGCTTCCACGGTCGCCGGAGCATGAAGTTCTTTTGAACGTTGACGTTCAGCCCCGACCAATCCAATTGAAAGTCGCGATTCGGTTCGATCGGCGTGCTGAGCAAGACGTGAAATTCACGAACCGATGCTGCGATCGCTTGCAGCACACGCACTTGATAAAGAGGGATGTAGTGCGTCATGAAGACGACCCGCACATCCAACGGTTGATCGACTGAATCGCCCAAAGTGTTTGACACCCGGGGATCCACGGTTGATGGCCGGTCCATGGAAGGATTGGTGTCCATGTGACGGGACGACGAGGCATCGCCGTCGACGCGATCCCTGTCGTCTTGCGTGTCCACTACCGACTACCTCGTCCCAAGATCGGAACGGTGACGGTTTGGGCGATCAGGCGAAGGTCACCCAGCAGTCCGGTGCGATCGACGTAGCGGAGGTCCATCCGCATCCAGTCGTCAAACGTCTCGGCGGCTTCCTTATCGACTTGCCAGTAACAGGTCATGCCCGGTTTGACGTCCAGGCGGCGGCGATGCCAGTGG
The DNA window shown above is from Crateriforma spongiae and carries:
- a CDS encoding glycosyltransferase family 4 protein, whose protein sequence is MSNTLGDSVDQPLDVRVVFMTHYIPLYQVRVLQAIAASVREFHVLLSTPIEPNRDFQLDWSGLNVNVQKNFMLRRPWKHTSGFVDDLYVHFPTDTQAQLRRLKPDIVMSLELGARSVGAAQYCRKNPDAKLILCTYMSEHSEQGRGWMRRVLRRRLIRQADAVTYNGPSCLRYLRDRLLVPGPKLFPLPYAADDRVFAVDPPHRTASDGGRQLGKLLCIGQLSDRKGVVPLAEQLVAYCRQNPNRHIELTFAGEGPKRDALESMVTPDNLQLHLIGNVASTELRKTLAVHDAVISPTLADEWLLVVNEAFHAGVPVIGSVYAQAVTTLVQDDVNGWRFDPLQDASIASAMDRYFDTDDVAWNAMRQAAFRSVRERTPHWAASGAIRAIHALKADPWRLPDPELRSRMTAKLAVPQP